From Streptomyces sp. NBC_01551:
GGCTGGAAGATCCGGCGTTTGAGGCGCGGGGGTCCGGGGGCAGGGCCCCCCGCAGCGGCACCGATCCGATCGGGGTCAGGCGCGGACGGCGGTGGCCAGGGTGGCGAGGAAGGAGCTGACCGCGGCGGGGCCCGGGAGGACCACGTCGGCCCGGGTGGCCAGTTCCGGGACTTCCGCCGAGCCGCTGCACACCAGGAGTCCCGGGAGGCCGTCGGTGCGGAGCTTCTCGACCGCCGCGTAGGCGGCCAGGTCCCCGAGGTCGTCGCCGGCGTACAGCACCGCCTCCGCGCCCGTCTCCGCCAGGTACTCGGTGAGGGCGACGCCCTTGTCCATGCCCGGCGGCCGCAGCTCCAGCACGGCGCGCCCCGGCTCGACCATCAGGCCGTGCCGCGCCGCCAGCTCCGCCAGCGGCTCCCGCAGCGCGGCGAACGCCGCGTCGGGGTCGGCGGCGCGCCGTGTGTGGACCGCCAGCGCCCGCCCCTTCTCCTCGATCCAGGTCCCGCGCCACGCGCCGATGGTGTCCAGGAACCCCGGCAGCTCCGCCCGTACGGCGGCGACGCCCGGATGCTCGGCCGGCGCGTGCACGATGCCGGTGACGGCGTCCCAGCGCTCGGCCCCGTAGTGGCCGAGGACGACCAGGTGTTCCAGCCCCGGCACGCCCGCGAACCCCCCGTACCGCACCGCGACCCCGGCAGGCCGGCCGGTGATCACCGCCACGGACGCCACCTCGGGCGCCAGCGCGGCCAGCGCCGGCACGGCGTCGGGGTGGGCCCGCGCCTGGTCCGGGTCGGGCACGATCTCGGCGAGGGTGCCGTCGAAGTCGAGGGCGATCACGGACCGGCGGGGCACCCGGAGCAGGGCTTCGAGTCCCTCGCGTCCGGCGGCGGTGACGGGCATCGGCAGGCTGTGCGGATGGCTCCCCATACGGACGACCCTAACGGCCCAGCCGGACGACGGCTACGGCGCGCACAAGACGCACCGCGCAGCGCGAGCCCCGGACCCCCGGCTACCGCCGGGCCCGCTGCGCCTCGCGGATCCGGCGCAGTCGGTTGACCGTGCCCGGGGCGTGGGCCAGCGCCCGGGGGTCGTCCATCAGCGCGTTGAGCAGCTGGTAGTAGCGGACCGGGGGCATGCCGAGCCCTTCCCGTATGGCCCGCTCCTTGGCCCCGGGCCCCGGCCAGGTGCGTCCCTCGTACGCGAGCACCGCGGCCTCGGTGGCCGTCAGCTGCCCCTCGTCCGTCATACCGCCAGATTAACGCCGACCACCGACACCCGAGGCGGACGCCCCAGCGGCCCCGGTCCCGGGCCCGGCCGGCCTCAGAGGTTGCCGTCCGCCGTCCGCGCCGAGGTCGCGATGTCCTCCAGGACCTTCTCCGGGTGCCCGCCCGGCTGCACGGCCTTGCCGATGTTGGTCTTGACGTCCTCGCTCACGCCCGCCCAGGACTTCTTGCCGACCGGGTAGAGCCGCGCGTTCGGCAGCGCCGTCAGGAACGTCCTCAGCTGGGCCGCCGAGCCGCCCGTGCTGCCCTCCATGGCCCGGTAGCCGCTGGTGGTGACCGGCAGCAGGTCGTACTTGTTCGTGAAGGTGGTCACGTTCTTCGACTCGTAGAGGTAGTCGAGGAACTTCCCGGACTCCTTGCGGTGCCCGTTCTTGAACGCCATGACCCAGTCGGCGACGCCCATCGTGGGGTGGTCGGTGCCGTCGGCGGTCGGCATTTCCACCATGCCGAACTTGACGCCCTTGGCGGCCGCCTGCTTGATCAGCGTGGGGTGCCCGTTGAGCATGCCGACCTCGCCCCGCGTGAACGCGTCGAAGGCGTCCTGCCGGTTCAGCTTGCCCGGCTCGGCCGGCCCGGTCAGCCCCTGCCCGACCAGCTTGTCGCGCAGGAACTCCAGCGCCTTGACGTTCTCGGCGGAGTCGATGGCGTACGACTCCTCGTTGTCGGTGTAGCCGCCACCGCCGGCCAGCATCCACATCATCGTCTCGGCCTGCGCCTCCTCGCGGCCCAGCGGCAGCGCGAAGGGGGTCTGGACGCCGGCGCCCTTGAGCTTCTTGGCGGCCGCCTCCAGGTCGCTCCAGCTCTTGGGCTGCCAGCCGCCCTTGGCGTCCTTGCCGAGCACGCCCGCGTCCGTCAGCAGCTTCTCGTTGTAGAAGAGCAGCCGGGTGCTGGCCACGAACGGCATGCCGTACTGGGTCCGCTTGACCTTGCCGGCGTCGGCGAGCGGCGCGAGGAAGTCGGCCTCGGTCTGCACGGAGAGCAGTTCCTCGGCCGTGTACAGCTTGCCGGCCTCCGCGTAGTCGGCGTAGGCGCCGATCTGCGCGATGTCGGGGGCCTTGCCGGCCTTGACCATGGCGGCGACCTTGGCGTCGACCTCGGACCAGGAGTAGACGCTGACCTCGACCTTGACGCCGGGGTGCGCCTTCTGGAAGCCGGCGGCGAGGTCCTGCCAGTACCCCGAAGAGGAGTTCTGCGGACTGTCCCCGTAATCGGCCGCCACGACCCGCAGGGTCACCTCGTTGTCCCCGGAGAGGCCCGGCAGGCTTCCGCAGCCGGTCAGCATCACGGCGGTCAGGCTCAGCGCGGCGCCGGTGGCGGCCGGCCTCTGGTAACGGCCCTTCACAGTTCTCGATCCACCCCTTGTTGTACGTACGATCAACGTAAGGTCTACACCACTTTGGCGACTCGGCCACATCGGGGCCCGATTTTGTATGGCAGCTCAACAATCACTCCCCAATGGACTAGACCTTTCCCCGCCGAGCACGCGAGACTGTCCTCTGTGAAACCCGTGAAACACGTCATCGCGCACGTCATCGCCCTCGATGTGGGCGGCACCGGGATGAAGGCCGCCCTCATCGCCGAGGACGGCACCCTGCTGCACCAGGCCCGCCGCGCCACGGGCCGCGAGCGGGGCGCCGAAGCCGTCGTCGAGACGATCCTGGACTTCGCCGCCGACCTCCTGGACCTGGGCCGCGCGCGCTTCGGCACGGCCGCCTCGGCCGCCGGCGTCGCCGTCCCCGGCATCGTCGACGCCGAGCACGGGATCGCCGTCTACGCGGCGAACCTCGGCTGGCGCGACGTCCCCCTGCGCGAGCTGCTCAGCGCCCGCCTCGGCGGCGTCCCCGTCTCCCTCGGCCACGACGTCCGCACGGGCGGGCTCGCCGAGGGCCGCATCGGCGCCGGCCGCGGCGCCGACCGGTTCCTGTTCGTCCCCCTGGGCACCGGCATCGCCGGCGCCATCGGCATCGCCGGCCGCATCGAGGCCGGCGCGCACGGCTACGCGGGCGAGATCGGGCACATCGTGGTACGCCCCGGCGGCCCCGCCTGCGGCTGCGGCCAGTACGGCTGCCTGGAGACCCTGGCCTCCGCCGCCGCCGTCAGCCGCGCCTGGGCCGACGCCTGCGGCAACCCCGAGGCCGACGCCGCGGACTGCGCCAAGGCCGTCGAGTCCGGCGACGACGGCGCCCGCGCCGTGTGGCACGCCGCGATCGGCGCGCTCGCCGACGGCCTGGTCACCGCCATCACCCTGCTGGACCCGCGCACGCTGATCATCGGTGGCGGGCTCGCCGAGGCCGGGGAAACCTTGTTCACACCGCTTCGGGCCGCCGTCGGGGAACGCGTCACGTTCCAGCGGCTGCCCGAGATCGTTCCGGCGGCCCTCGGGGACACCGCCGGATGCCTGGGCGCAGGGCTGCTCGCCTGGGACCTACTCGCCACGGAGGTACCTGCCTGATGTCCGGAAGCGCACACAGCACCGTTCTCTCCGGCGCCAGGGTGGTGCTGCCCACCGGAACCGTGGCGAACGGCCGGGTCATCGTCCAGGGCGACCGCATCGCCGGCAGCGCCCCCGAGGGCGCCCGCACCCTCGACCTGACGGGGCACTGGCTCGTCCCCGGCTTCGTGGACATGCACAACCACGGCGGCGGCGGCGCCTCCTTCACCTCCGGCAGCGCCGAGGACGTCCTGCGGGGCGTACGGACCCACCGCGAGCACGGCACCACCACGCTCGTCGCCTCCACCGTCACCGACGACCTGGCCGAACTGGCCCGCCGCGCCGCGCTGCTCGCCGAGCTCACCCAGCAGGGCGAGATCGCCGGCATCCACTTCGAGGGCCCCTTCATCAACGCCTGCCGCAAGGGCGCCCACAAGGCGGAGCTGCTGCGCGACCCCGACCCGGCCGAGGTGCGCAAGCTCGTCGACGCCGCGCACGGCACCGCCCGGATGTTCACCCTCGCCACCGAACTCCCCGGCGGCCTGGACTCCGTACGGCTGCTGGCCGAACACGGGGTCATCGCGGCGATCGGGCACACGGACTCCACCTACGACCAGACGCGCCAGGCCATCGACGCGGGCGCGACCGTCGCCACCCACCTGTACAACGCGATGCCGGGCCTGGAACACCGCGCGCCCGGCCCGATCGCCGCGCTGCTGGAGGACGAGCGGGTCACCGTCGAGCTGATCAACGACGGCACGCACCTGCACCCGGCCATGCTGGAGCTGGCCTTCCACCACGCGGGCGCGCACCGGGTGGCGCTGATCACCGACGCGATGGACGCGGCCGGCTTCGGCGACGGCACCTACCACCTCGGCCCGCTGGAGGTCGAGGTCAAGGACGGCGTCGCCCGCCTCGTCGAGGGCGGCTCGATCGCGGGCTCCACCCTCACCCTGGACACCGCGTTCAAGCGGTCGGTCACCGTCGACAAACTGCCCGTCGAATCGGTGGTCCAGGCGATCTCCGCCAACCCGGCCCGGCTGCTCGGCCTCTACGACCAGGTCGGCTCCCTGGAGCCCGGCAAGTACGCGGACCTCGTCGTCCTCGACGCCTCGTTCGACCTCAAGGGCGTCATGCGGCGCGGCGAATGGATCGTCAGCCCGCTGCTCTGAGCGGGTCCCAGAAGGCGGCGGCCGGCCGGCGGGACTGGGCGGACCGCCGTCTGTTTGGCATGATCCCGGCATCCCGGCAACCACCGAGACCGAGGCCTGCCATGCTCCTGACCGTGACGCTCAACACCGCACTCGACGTCACCTACCGCGTACCGCGGCTGCGTCCGCACACCTCGCACCGGGTCACCGAGGCGGCCGAACGCCCCGGCGGCAAGGGGCTGAACGTGGCCCGCGTGCTGGCCGCGCTCGGCCACGAGGTCACCGCGACGGGCTTCGCGGGCGGCCCGGTGGGCTCAGTCGTACGGGAGTTGCTCGCCGGCTCGCCCGGCGTGGTCGACGCCCTGGTGCCCTGCGCGGGCAGCACCCGGCGCACGGTGGCCGTCGCCGACGCGGCCTCGGGCGACACCACCCAGTTCAACGAGCCCGGCCCGCTGATCAGTTCCGCGGAATGGGCGCGGTTCCTGGAGCGCTACGAGAACCTGCTCGCCGGTGCCCGGGCCGTCGCCCTGTGCGGCAGCCTCCCGCCCGGTGTCCCCGTCGGCGCGTACGCCACGCTCGTACGGGCGGCCCGCGCGGCCGGCGTCCCCGTACTGCTCGACACCAGCGGCGAGGCGCTGCGCCGCGGGATCGCCGCCCGCCCCGAGATGATCAAGCCGAACGCGGCCGAGCTGGCGGAGCTGACCGGGGCCCGCGACCCGCTGCCCGCGATCCGAGACGCCCGCCGCCGGGGCGCCCACGCGGTGATCGCCTCCCTCGGCCCGGACGGGCTGCTCGCCGCCACCCCGCAGGGCACCTGGCAGGCGGCCCCGCCGCGCCCGCTGTCCGGCAACCCCACCGGAGCCGGCGACTCCGCCGTCGCCGGGCTGCTCTCCGCGCTCGCGGAGGGCCTGGACTGGCCGGAGCGCCTGGCCCGCGCGGTCGCCCTCTCGGCGGCCACGGTGCACGCCCCGGGCGCGGGCGAGTTCGACGCCCGCACCTACGAGGAGCTCACCCGGAGCGTGACGGTCACCGCCGTCGGCTCCTGAGCCGTCGGCGCCTGAGCCGTCAGCGGATGAGCCGTCAGCGGATGAGCCGTCAGCGCCTGTGCCCCGCGCCCAGGTCCAGCTGGTCGAAGATCACGTCGCACTGGTCGCCGGCCTCACACGAGATCTTCATCGTGTTGGACCCCTTCTTGAGGTTGATCCACGCGAACGTGCGCGTCCAGCCCTTGTCCCAGGCCCCCGCCTCCGCCTTGGAGAAGTTGGCCAGGTTCAGGGACTGCGTCGGGTTCTGCCCGTTGACCGTGAGGGTGGCCTTCGCGTCCTTGCCGGGCACCGCGTAGTTCACGAACAGCGTGTACTTCCCGTCGGCCGGGATGTCCGCGGTCCAGGTCAGGGCCGCGCCCTGCTGGTTGAAGTTGCCGACGTACTGGCCGCCCGCGCTCTTCGCGCCCTGCACCGCGTTCTGCAGCACCGCGTTGCCGGTCAGCGTCATGCCCGAGCCCGACGCGTCGGCCTTGGGGAGCGGGGCCTGCGAAGCGGCCGGCGAGCTGCTCGGCTTCGTGTCGTCGGACTTCTTCGGCGAGGCCGACTGCTGCTGGCCGTTCGCCTGGTCCTTGCCGCCCTTGGCCTTGTCGCCGTCCTTGTCGCCGAACGCCACGGCCGCGCCGATGCCGATCGCGACGGCGGCGACCACCGCGACCGCCGCGATGAGCATGCCGCGGCGGCTGGAGCCGCCACCGCCGCGCCCGCCGCGCGGCGCGGGCGCCTGGGGCGGGGGAGCCTGCTGCTGCGGCGGAACGCCGTAGCCGCCCGCCTGAAGGGCCTCGGGGGCCTGGTACTGGGCCTGGTAGCCGGGCTGCTGCGGCTGCGGGCCCTGCTGGTGGGGGACGGGGCCGCGCTGGCCGCCGTACGTCCGCTCACCAACCGTGCGCACCTGGTTGTACGAGGTACGGGGGACACCGGGCTGCGCACCGGGCTGCCCGCCGACCGTCTGGCCGGGGTAGCCGTATCCGCCTGACGTGGGCGGGGTGGCACCGGCGGCCTGGCCGTCCGCGTAGAGGTAGCCGAACGGGTCGTCGTCCTCGGGCTTGTTCGCCCCACCGTGCGGGCCGTTGTTCGCGGGCGTCGTCATCGCAGGTCACTCCTTTCGACCCCCGGGAGCCTACCCCGAACAGGTGCGCCCACGGGCGATCGATCGCCTCAGCCCGCCCTGCGGTGGGCCTTGGAACGCGACCTCTTCTCGATGTACATCCGCTGGTCGGCGGAGCGCAGCACCTCGTCCGCGGACATCCCGCAGCTCGCCCAGCCGATGCCGAAACTGGCTCCCACCCGCACCGCGCGGCCGTCCACCCGGATCGGCGGGATGATCGCGTTGCGCAGCCGGACCGCGAGATCGGCCGCGTCCGCCGCGCCCAGCCCGTCCGCGAGGACGACGAATTCGTCACCACCCAGCCGAGCGACGGTGTCACCGTCCCTGACGCCCGTCGTGAGCCGCCGGGCGACCTCGATCAGGACCGCGTCACCCGTGTGGTGCCCGAACCTGTCGTTGATCGACTTGAACCCGTCGAGGTCGCAGAAGAGCACCGCGAGCCCCTTCGTCCCGTCGTCGACGTCCGTCGCCGGCGCCACCGCGTGCACGTGGTGGTCGTACGGGCCCGCCTCGCCGGGAGCGCCCGCCGGCGGGCCGGACCCGGCGGGGCCCCCGGGGAAGTCGAAAGGGTCGTGCCCCGCGAAGGGGTGCGGGCCGTCGGGCTGAAAGCCGTGCTCGCCGGCACCACCCGCCTCGTGCCCGCCGCGCCCCTCGTAGGCGGCGTCGAGCGCCTCGATCGCCGTCGCCCGCGCGGACTGCGGCCGCCTGCACAGCCGCGCGCCGAGCCGGGAGCGCAGCTCGGCGCTGTTGGGCAGGCCGGTCAGCGAGTCGTGGCTGGCCCGGTGCGCGAGCTGCAGCTCGTGCCGCTTGCGCTCCTCGATGTCCTCGACGTGCGTGAGCAGGAAGCGCGGCCCGTCGGCGGCGTCCGCGACCACGGAGTTGCGCAGCGAGACCCACACGTAGCTGCCGTCGCGCCGCCCGAGCCGCAGCTCGGCGCGGCCGCCCTCGGCGGAGGTCCGCAGCAGCGTGCCGATGTCCTCGGGGTGGACCAGGTCGGAGAAGGAGTACCGGCGCAGCACCGACGCGGGCCGCCCCAGCAGCCGGCACAGCGCGTCGTTGGTCCGCAGCAGCCGCCCGTGCTGGTCGCCGCCCATCTCGGCGATCGCCATCCCGCTCGGCGCGTATTCGAACGCCTGCCGGAAGGACTCCTCGCTCGCGCGCAGCGCCTGCTGCTCTCGCTCCAGCCGCACCAGGGCCCGCTGCATGTTCGCGCGCAGCCTCGCGTTGCTGATCGCAATCGCCGCCTGGAAGGCGTACATCTGGAGCGCCTCGCGCCCCCAGGCGCCGGGGCGGCGTCCGTTGCGGGGTCTGTCCACCGAAATGACACCCAGAAGTTCCCCGCCGGTCGCGTACATGGGCGCGTAGAGCCGGTCCTCGGGGTGCCATTCGTCCTCGAACCGCGGATCGGGGCCGTCGGTGTGCCACTGCGGTACGTCGTCCTCCAGCAGCACCCAGCCCTCGCTGTGCGGGATGAAGCGGAGCCCGTCCCAGTTCTCACCCATCGTCAGACGGCGGTCCCAGGAGGCGCGGGAGCCGACCCGGCCGGTGATCAGGGCCTCGGCCGCGGGGTCGCCGGCGAAGGCGGCGACGACGAGATCACCGTCGGGGCGTACGAGGTTGACACAGGCGAGTTCGTAGCCGAGCCCCACGACGATGCCGTCCACGACGGTCTGCAGAGTGTCCGCCAGGCTCCTGGCCGTGTTGAGCTCGGCCACCACCCGGTGCAGCTGCCGCAGGGTCGCAAGACGGACGTACGGCTCCGACTCGGTCTCCATTGCTCGCTCTCCCCGAGACCTCGACAGCAACTCCAGGATTGTCATCGGCGTTTCGTTGCGGTGTCCCGCCCACTGAATCACAGTGAGCTGTGCGGCAGGTACACAGGGTCAACAAATCTTGCTGTCTGTGACTTAAGTCACATGAGATGGATAATGGCGCGCACCAGGGAAGTCCTCACTGGGAGCGCTCCCCCTCGTTCTCGGGAGCAAACGCTACGCCCGGGCCTAGGCCGAGGGGCGGGGACACGGCTCGTACCAGGGCCCGATGTGCGGCGCGAGGGGGCGAGACTAGCGTTCCGAGGGTGCCGAACACGACCCTTGTACCCAACCCCGTACCGACCCCCCATCCTGAGGGGGTGAGCAACGACGAGTTCCGGGCGGCGATGTCCCGGCTGGCCGCGGGTGTCTGCCTGATCACCGCGCACGAGCCCGCGCTGACGGCCGACGGCCCGTCCGGCGAGGACGTGGGCATGACGGCGACCGCGTTCCTGTCGGTGTCCCTGGACCCGCCGCTGGTCCTGGCCAGCATCCGCGAGGGCTCGCGGATGGACGACCTGCTGGAGGAACAGCCGCTGTGGGCGGTCTCCGTCCTGGCGGACAGCCAGCTCCAGGTCGCGGGCCGGTTCGCCATGAAGGGCCGGATCAGCGACCGCCTGCTCTTCCAGGACCTCCCCCACACCCGCGGCGAGGTCTCGGGCGCCCTGCTCCTGACGGGCGCCCTCGCCACCCTGGAATGCCGCACGGAATCCCGCGTCCCGGCGGGCGACCACACCCTGGTCGTCGCCCGCGTCCTGACGTCGACCCTCCCGAACCCGGACGCACCCCCGCTGACGTACTTCCGAGGCCGCTACCGGCACTTGGCGTAGCCCTGCCCGGCCCCGTCGGCGTGTGGGGCGCGGGGGTACCTCCGGACGGAGTCCCGGGGAGGGCCCGGGGCGGAGCCCCGGCAACGGCGCCGCAGGAGGAGCCGGCTACCAGTCCCGCCCCGTACGGCCCCGCTTCGTCTCGCCCCGGGCCTTCTTCTCCCGGAGCCGGCGCTCATTGATCCCGCGGGGGATCTTCGTCGCGCGACGCGGCCTCGGCGGCGGCGCCGTGGCCTCGGCCAGCACGGCCGCCAGCCGGACCAGCGCCATCTCCCGGTTGCGGAACTGCGACCGGTGCTCGGACGCCCGGACCGTCAGCACCCCGTCCACCAGGCGGGACGCCAATCGCTCCAGCGCCCGTTCCTTCCACACCTCCGGCAGCGCCTTCGTGGCACCGACGTCGAACAGGAGCTCCACCCGCGAGTCCGAGGTGTTCACGTGCTGCCCACCCGGCCCGGAGGATCGCGAGAACCGCCAGGCGAGCTCCCCCTCGGGGAGCACGACCGAACCGCGGATGACATAGGGACCAGGCATGCCCCCTATGATCGGCCCCCGCCCCGCTCCCCGTCACGCGCATTTACGGACCGCGAGGAACCTCGCGCCCCCCTCCCCGCGTTATAGGGACAGCGGTAACTTGGCCACATCTCGCGGTCATGCGACTCAGAAGGGACACCAGTCAAAATGGCAGTAAGCCTGTCCAAGGGCGGCAACGTCTCGCTTTCCAAGGAGGCCCCCGGCCTCAGCGCCGTCACGGTCGGCCTCGGCTGGGACACCCGCACGACCACCGGCGTCGACTTCGACCTCGACGCGTCCGCCATCGCGGTCAACGCGACCGGCAAGGTCGTCTCCGACGGCCACTTCGTGTTCTTCAACAACAAGACCACCCCGGACGGCACCATCGTCCACACCGGTGACAACCGCACCGGCGAGGGCGCCGGCGACGACGAGGCCATCAACGTCAACCTCGCCGGTCTCCCGGCCGACGTCGACAAGATCGTCTTCCCGGTCTCCATCTACGACGCCGAGTCCCGCAGCCAGAACTTCGGCCAGGTCCGCAACGCGTACATCCGCGTCGTGAACCAGGCCGGCGGCTCCGAGATCGCCCGCTACGACCTCTCCGAGGACGCGGCGACCGAGACCGCCATGGTCTTCGGCGAGCTCTACCGCAACGGTGCGGAGTGGAAGTTCCGCGCCGTCGGCCAGGGCTACGCCTCGGGCCTCACCGGCATCGCCCAGGACTTCGGCGTCAACGTCTGAGTCGGCCGAACCCGCTGAACGGCTCGCGAAGCCCCCTCCCCCGTCCGGGAGGGGGCTTCGCTACCGTTCGGCAGGTGATCCTCCAGCCGCTCGTCCCCGTCGACGGCGCCCTCCCGTGGATCGGCCTCCTCCTCGTCGACGCGGCCGCGCACCGCGAGGGGCACGGCCGCACCGTCGCCGCCGCGGTCGAGGACCGCTTCCGCGCGGCGGGACGAACCGGCGTACGACTGGCCGTACTCGACAACAACCCGCGGGCCCTCGCGTTCTGGCGGGCGCAGGGGTACGGCGTGCTGCGCCACGGCGAGGACCGCGAGCTGAAACGCCCCTGCACGGTCCTGCGCAAGGCGCTGTGAACCGGGTGGGCGCCGGGGCGTCTGCCGGGGGCGTTGAGCACGGTTGCGCTTGGCGCGGGGGCGTTCAGCGCGAGGGCGCCTGGCGCGGGCGGTCTTCCCCGTACAGCCAGACGTCCCAGACCTTCTTCAGGTCGTGGCCCGTCTTCTTCTCCGCGTAGGCGGTGAAGTCGGCCGTACTCGCGTTCCCGTACTTGTGGTCGGCGGCCCAGCCGCGCAGCAGGGCGAAGAACTTCTCGTCGCCGACCTCCTGACGGATCCGGTGCAGGACCATCGCGCCCCGGTGGTAGACCGGGCTCTCGGAGAGGTGCTCGGGCCCGGGCGGCGCGGCGGGCGGGAACGCGGCCCAGTCCGAGCCTGCCTCCCCGTCGACCGCCGTGTCACCGGCGAGGAACGCGTCGAAGTGCTGCTGCGCGCTCGGCCCGCCGTGGTCCTCGGTCCACAGCCACTCGGCGTAGGTCGCGAAGCCCTCGTTGAGCCACATGTCCTGCCACGACTTCGGCGACACCGAATTGCCGAACCACTGGTGGGCCAACTCGTGCACCACCAGCTCGTCCTCGGGCGCACCGGAGTAGACGGGCTTGGTCTGCGTCTCCAGCGCGTACGCCAGGGTCTCGCCCGGCACCACGATCGCACCGGCGGTCGAGAACGGGTACGGGCCGAACCGCCCGCCGCCCCACTCCACGATCTCCGGCACCCGCGCCAGCCCGGGCGCGCTGCGCGCCTCCTCGCCCGGCGACACCGCGTCGTACACGGCGACCCCCGAGGGCGTCTTCCCGGTGGTCACCTTGAACTTCCCGATCGCGGCGGTCGCCAGGTAGCTCGCCATCGGCTCGCGGCTGTGCCACGCGAACTCCGTCTGCCCGTCGGCGGTGTCCTCGCGGGAGGTCAACTCGCCGTTCGACACCGCCTCGTAGCCCTTGGGCACCGTCAGCGTGATGTCGTAGGTGGCCTTGTCGCTCGGGTGGTGGTTGCCGGGGAACCAGGTCATCGACCCGACCGGCTCACCGACCGCGACCGCCCCCTCGGCCCCCCGCGCCCCTTCGGACGTGCGGATCCAGCCCTCCTGGGAGCCGTCCGGGTCCGTGAGCGCCTTCGGCTTGCCGACGTAGTCGACCTCCGTACGGAAGACCTCGCCCTTCTTCAGGTCCTCGGCCGGGCGCACCGTCAGCTCGTTGCCGGTCCGGTTGAACCGGGCCCCGGCCCCCTGCACGCTCACGCCCTCCACCCGCAGCCCGCTCAGGTCCAGGTTGAAGGAGCTGAGCCCCTGCGTGGCGCGGGCGGTGATGACGGCCGTACCGTTCAGCTGCCCGTCGGCCGGGTCGTAGTCGAGGTCGAGGTCGTAGTGCTCGACCTGGTAGCCGCCGTTGCCGGCCTTGGGGAAGTACGGATCCCGCAGCCCCGACGCGCCCGGCCGCCCCTGCACCGTCGCCCCCGTACACCCCGTGGTGAGGGCGAGCAGGGCGGCGACGGCAGG
This genomic window contains:
- a CDS encoding 1-phosphofructokinase family hexose kinase — encoded protein: MLLTVTLNTALDVTYRVPRLRPHTSHRVTEAAERPGGKGLNVARVLAALGHEVTATGFAGGPVGSVVRELLAGSPGVVDALVPCAGSTRRTVAVADAASGDTTQFNEPGPLISSAEWARFLERYENLLAGARAVALCGSLPPGVPVGAYATLVRAARAAGVPVLLDTSGEALRRGIAARPEMIKPNAAELAELTGARDPLPAIRDARRRGAHAVIASLGPDGLLAATPQGTWQAAPPRPLSGNPTGAGDSAVAGLLSALAEGLDWPERLARAVALSAATVHAPGAGEFDARTYEELTRSVTVTAVGS
- the nagA gene encoding N-acetylglucosamine-6-phosphate deacetylase codes for the protein MSGSAHSTVLSGARVVLPTGTVANGRVIVQGDRIAGSAPEGARTLDLTGHWLVPGFVDMHNHGGGGASFTSGSAEDVLRGVRTHREHGTTTLVASTVTDDLAELARRAALLAELTQQGEIAGIHFEGPFINACRKGAHKAELLRDPDPAEVRKLVDAAHGTARMFTLATELPGGLDSVRLLAEHGVIAAIGHTDSTYDQTRQAIDAGATVATHLYNAMPGLEHRAPGPIAALLEDERVTVELINDGTHLHPAMLELAFHHAGAHRVALITDAMDAAGFGDGTYHLGPLEVEVKDGVARLVEGGSIAGSTLTLDTAFKRSVTVDKLPVESVVQAISANPARLLGLYDQVGSLEPGKYADLVVLDASFDLKGVMRRGEWIVSPLL
- a CDS encoding CBM35 domain-containing protein, whose product is MTTPANNGPHGGANKPEDDDPFGYLYADGQAAGATPPTSGGYGYPGQTVGGQPGAQPGVPRTSYNQVRTVGERTYGGQRGPVPHQQGPQPQQPGYQAQYQAPEALQAGGYGVPPQQQAPPPQAPAPRGGRGGGGSSRRGMLIAAVAVVAAVAIGIGAAVAFGDKDGDKAKGGKDQANGQQQSASPKKSDDTKPSSSPAASQAPLPKADASGSGMTLTGNAVLQNAVQGAKSAGGQYVGNFNQQGAALTWTADIPADGKYTLFVNYAVPGKDAKATLTVNGQNPTQSLNLANFSKAEAGAWDKGWTRTFAWINLKKGSNTMKISCEAGDQCDVIFDQLDLGAGHRR
- the cdgB gene encoding diguanylate cyclase CdgB; translation: METESEPYVRLATLRQLHRVVAELNTARSLADTLQTVVDGIVVGLGYELACVNLVRPDGDLVVAAFAGDPAAEALITGRVGSRASWDRRLTMGENWDGLRFIPHSEGWVLLEDDVPQWHTDGPDPRFEDEWHPEDRLYAPMYATGGELLGVISVDRPRNGRRPGAWGREALQMYAFQAAIAISNARLRANMQRALVRLEREQQALRASEESFRQAFEYAPSGMAIAEMGGDQHGRLLRTNDALCRLLGRPASVLRRYSFSDLVHPEDIGTLLRTSAEGGRAELRLGRRDGSYVWVSLRNSVVADAADGPRFLLTHVEDIEERKRHELQLAHRASHDSLTGLPNSAELRSRLGARLCRRPQSARATAIEALDAAYEGRGGHEAGGAGEHGFQPDGPHPFAGHDPFDFPGGPAGSGPPAGAPGEAGPYDHHVHAVAPATDVDDGTKGLAVLFCDLDGFKSINDRFGHHTGDAVLIEVARRLTTGVRDGDTVARLGGDEFVVLADGLGAADAADLAVRLRNAIIPPIRVDGRAVRVGASFGIGWASCGMSADEVLRSADQRMYIEKRSRSKAHRRAG
- a CDS encoding ROK family protein gives rise to the protein MAHVIALDVGGTGMKAALIAEDGTLLHQARRATGRERGAEAVVETILDFAADLLDLGRARFGTAASAAGVAVPGIVDAEHGIAVYAANLGWRDVPLRELLSARLGGVPVSLGHDVRTGGLAEGRIGAGRGADRFLFVPLGTGIAGAIGIAGRIEAGAHGYAGEIGHIVVRPGGPACGCGQYGCLETLASAAAVSRAWADACGNPEADAADCAKAVESGDDGARAVWHAAIGALADGLVTAITLLDPRTLIIGGGLAEAGETLFTPLRAAVGERVTFQRLPEIVPAALGDTAGCLGAGLLAWDLLATEVPA
- a CDS encoding DUF3263 domain-containing protein translates to MTDEGQLTATEAAVLAYEGRTWPGPGAKERAIREGLGMPPVRYYQLLNALMDDPRALAHAPGTVNRLRRIREAQRARR
- the otsB gene encoding trehalose-phosphatase, which codes for MGSHPHSLPMPVTAAGREGLEALLRVPRRSVIALDFDGTLAEIVPDPDQARAHPDAVPALAALAPEVASVAVITGRPAGVAVRYGGFAGVPGLEHLVVLGHYGAERWDAVTGIVHAPAEHPGVAAVRAELPGFLDTIGAWRGTWIEEKGRALAVHTRRAADPDAAFAALREPLAELAARHGLMVEPGRAVLELRPPGMDKGVALTEYLAETGAEAVLYAGDDLGDLAAYAAVEKLRTDGLPGLLVCSGSAEVPELATRADVVLPGPAAVSSFLATLATAVRA
- a CDS encoding extracellular solute-binding protein; its protein translation is MLTGCGSLPGLSGDNEVTLRVVAADYGDSPQNSSSGYWQDLAAGFQKAHPGVKVEVSVYSWSEVDAKVAAMVKAGKAPDIAQIGAYADYAEAGKLYTAEELLSVQTEADFLAPLADAGKVKRTQYGMPFVASTRLLFYNEKLLTDAGVLGKDAKGGWQPKSWSDLEAAAKKLKGAGVQTPFALPLGREEAQAETMMWMLAGGGGYTDNEESYAIDSAENVKALEFLRDKLVGQGLTGPAEPGKLNRQDAFDAFTRGEVGMLNGHPTLIKQAAAKGVKFGMVEMPTADGTDHPTMGVADWVMAFKNGHRKESGKFLDYLYESKNVTTFTNKYDLLPVTTSGYRAMEGSTGGSAAQLRTFLTALPNARLYPVGKKSWAGVSEDVKTNIGKAVQPGGHPEKVLEDIATSARTADGNL